One Desulfobotulus mexicanus genomic region harbors:
- a CDS encoding Rpn family recombination-promoting nuclease/putative transposase — protein PILPLVVYHGREGWLSRDIVDLLDGGHPNIFRPFTPQFHTLLCDVGALDPNTLQHNIVLKVFLKILGSVMGPEIKDDLPEMIQMLTKXMEPGKTTLEYIEIFLRYVISASQDIDEATIEKALENSGYMEVLMPTLAQKWIEEGMVMGEQRGLIMGEQRGLIMGEQRGEQKGLMRMMQEKYATIMNLQKYRMKPEEIADITSLTPEKVREILAAGDKGLDLLIGDNTTKH, from the coding sequence CCCCCATCCTTCCCCTTGTCGTTTATCACGGCAGGGAAGGATGGCTTTCAAGGGATATTGTGGATCTGCTGGACGGTGGTCATCCAAACATCTTCCGGCCCTTCACACCACAGTTCCATACCCTGCTTTGTGATGTCGGCGCCCTTGACCCCAATACCCTCCAGCACAATATTGTGCTAAAGGTTTTCTTRAAGATTCTGGGTTCCGTCATGGGGCCTGAAATCAAAGATGATCTCCCTGAGATGATTCAAATGCTGACCAAAATRATGGAGCCCGGCAAAACGACACTGGAATACATAGAAATTTTTCTKCGCTACGTCATCTCGGCAAGCCAGGACATTGACGAGGCCACCATTGAAAAGGCCCTCGAAAACAGCGGATACATGGAGGTGCTTATGCCCACATTGGCCCAAAAATGGATTGAAGAAGGCATGGTTATGGGTGAACAAAGAGGCCTGATTATGGGCGAACAGAGAGGCCTGATTATGGGTGAACAGAGAGGTGAACAGAAAGGTCTGATGCGCATGATGCAGGAAAAATATGCCACCATCATGAACCTTCAGAAATACAGGATGAAACCAGAAGAGATAGCAGATATTACGAGTCTTACCCCTGAAAAGGTCAGAGAGATTCTTGCTGCCGGTGACAAGGGCCTGGATCTTCTCATAGGCGATAATACGACCAAACATTAG
- a CDS encoding GDP-mannose 4,6-dehydratase, with translation MKRGDRVKFLFHVEAMKILVRQRGVKIWNLDTGRGTSVLEMICSFEAASGKGVPFSIVPRRKGDIAACWADPSKALQELGWQTSRSLEHMMQDAWRWQSQNPCGYIGG, from the coding sequence ATGAAAAGAGGGGATAGGGTAAAATTTCTGTTTCATGTGGAAGCCATGAAAATTCTTGTAAGGCAAAGGGGTGTTAAGATCTGGAACCTTGACACAGGCAGGGGCACTTCCGTTCTTGAAATGATCTGCTCCTTTGAAGCCGCCTCCGGTAAGGGTGTTCCTTTTTCCATTGTTCCCCGCCGAAAAGGGGATATTGCCGCCTGCTGGGCCGATCCTTCGAAAGCCCTGCAGGAGCTTGGCTGGCAAACCTCCCGAAGCCTTGAACATATGATGCAGGATGCCTGGCGATGGCAGAGTCAAAATCCTTGTGGGTATATCGGTGGCTGA